From a region of the Gemmatimonas sp. genome:
- a CDS encoding YDG domain-containing protein, translating into MSLTLGGAASELGAQTMISVPFTNGFVGTRGTSAGTANNVLTFATLEIARIFFIQSSSTSTFEIQGNDIPGTMRIVRTNGTILELPASANWRNSGGTTYLIGFLPRPTSPITLTYSGGSIQITDGAVNGGTSIGGYAAAYAGTKLTDGQSTNGNAAISQVLAGLNDYLATVIASRPAGPVTVTSLGTSSTTPTITGTATVGTGEVLTVVVNGVQYSTSTSPAIVRSGNTWSLTLTTPLTTGTYEVVGTITNTDGFTLSDASTNELTVTPVTSTVTIGGSFTANNKVYSGDTTATGTTTSLTLVGVNGSDNVTIASVTLGFLTAPVGTAKTVVITGVTLGGTDAGLYTVSLTGAPTATANITPKPLTIAGSFTASNKVYDGNTSATIATNSLTLVGVVSPDVVTLATPTAAFATASVANGKTVSLTAATLGGANSGNYSISVSGAPTTTANITSAGGTVTIGGSFTANDRLYSGTTAATGNTSSLTLVGVTSPDNVTIASVTLGFLTPTVGNTKTVVITAVTLAGSQGNLYTVSLAGAPTATASITAMPLTIGGSFMANEKLFDGTTSVTISANTLTLIGVLGGDNVTLTGVTFAFGDPAVGTQRPVGITGAVLGGSAAANYSLSLSNAPSAAADILAATPPSVPRALVGVSGDGRITLTFEIPAIEGCRAVSGYAVERSTDNGASWQRTLLDGRSLTSWTLQGLTNNVPTRVRVAAVNTCGMSAFVEVPGPFIPIGPGRTSGGQPTTTPRGTGTLTSSTNPVTVEVVRDTVLRVSDGTVTLSLRSSDASNTAIPIDSSRTMQLDQGGRATTEGSGFAPGTYVSVFIYAPNGTPILLGTVLVGSDGTFRTTVPIPASLPPGNYTLQVNGIDRTHTPRTATLGVEVAEPPADVELTAVPDQSSPTVGDTITITLTVLNKGTGPALNVIIPRAFTEAGFTIVKTTPIDGSYNDVTKQWTIPRIEPGARARLLLTAIVLPPAAPQPNTP; encoded by the coding sequence ATGTCGCTGACGCTCGGCGGAGCTGCCTCGGAGCTTGGTGCGCAGACCATGATCAGCGTGCCCTTCACCAATGGGTTTGTGGGCACTCGTGGCACCTCGGCGGGCACGGCCAACAATGTACTGACGTTCGCGACGCTTGAAATCGCGCGCATCTTCTTCATTCAAAGCTCGTCAACCAGCACGTTCGAGATTCAGGGGAACGACATCCCGGGCACGATGCGCATCGTGCGGACGAACGGAACGATCCTCGAACTGCCCGCGTCGGCCAATTGGCGCAACAGTGGCGGTACCACATACCTGATTGGATTCCTGCCCCGACCGACGTCGCCGATCACGCTCACGTATAGTGGCGGATCCATCCAGATCACGGATGGCGCGGTGAACGGCGGCACCAGCATCGGTGGGTACGCCGCCGCGTACGCAGGCACGAAGCTCACCGATGGACAAAGCACCAACGGCAACGCGGCCATCTCGCAGGTGCTCGCGGGACTGAACGACTATCTCGCCACCGTGATCGCATCGAGACCGGCCGGACCGGTCACGGTCACATCGCTCGGCACCTCCTCCACGACCCCAACGATCACCGGCACCGCGACCGTCGGCACTGGTGAAGTCCTCACCGTCGTGGTGAATGGCGTGCAGTACTCCACCAGCACGTCGCCCGCCATTGTGCGCAGTGGCAACACTTGGTCGCTCACGCTGACCACACCACTAACGACCGGCACGTACGAGGTCGTGGGCACAATCACCAATACCGACGGCTTCACACTGAGCGACGCCAGCACGAACGAACTCACGGTCACACCGGTCACCAGTACGGTCACCATCGGCGGCAGCTTCACCGCCAACAACAAAGTCTACAGCGGTGACACCACCGCCACCGGCACCACCACGAGTCTCACGCTGGTCGGTGTGAACGGCAGTGACAACGTGACCATCGCCTCCGTTACGCTCGGCTTTCTCACGGCCCCCGTTGGCACCGCCAAGACCGTTGTGATCACCGGCGTCACGCTCGGCGGCACCGACGCGGGCCTCTACACGGTGAGCCTGACCGGCGCGCCCACGGCCACCGCCAACATCACACCGAAGCCGCTTACTATCGCCGGCAGCTTCACCGCCAGTAACAAGGTGTACGACGGCAACACGTCAGCGACGATCGCCACCAACAGCCTTACGCTGGTTGGGGTGGTCAGCCCCGATGTCGTCACACTCGCCACACCGACCGCCGCCTTCGCGACGGCCTCCGTCGCCAACGGTAAGACTGTCTCGCTCACGGCGGCCACCCTCGGTGGCGCCAACAGCGGCAATTACTCGATCAGCGTATCGGGCGCACCGACTACCACCGCCAACATCACCTCGGCCGGCGGCACGGTCACCATCGGCGGCAGCTTCACCGCGAACGACAGGCTGTACAGCGGAACGACCGCGGCCACCGGGAACACCAGCAGCCTCACACTTGTCGGCGTCACCAGCCCTGACAACGTTACCATCGCCTCGGTTACGCTCGGCTTCCTCACGCCGACGGTCGGTAACACCAAAACCGTCGTGATCACCGCTGTGACCTTAGCGGGAAGCCAGGGCAATCTGTACACGGTGAGTCTTGCCGGCGCGCCGACCGCCACCGCCAGCATCACCGCGATGCCGCTCACGATCGGCGGCTCATTCATGGCCAACGAGAAGCTGTTCGACGGCACCACCTCGGTCACCATCAGCGCCAACACGCTCACACTCATCGGGGTACTCGGCGGCGATAACGTCACGCTTACCGGCGTCACGTTCGCCTTCGGTGATCCAGCCGTCGGCACACAGCGGCCGGTTGGCATTACTGGTGCCGTGCTCGGAGGCAGTGCCGCCGCGAACTATTCGCTGAGTCTCAGCAACGCACCGAGTGCCGCCGCCGACATTCTCGCGGCAACGCCGCCCTCCGTGCCGCGCGCACTCGTGGGCGTCTCGGGCGACGGACGGATCACGCTCACCTTCGAGATCCCGGCCATCGAGGGTTGTCGCGCCGTGTCGGGGTACGCCGTGGAGCGCAGCACCGACAACGGGGCCAGTTGGCAGCGCACACTGCTTGATGGCCGCTCGCTCACTTCATGGACACTGCAGGGGCTCACCAATAACGTGCCCACCCGCGTTCGTGTGGCGGCGGTGAATACGTGCGGCATGAGCGCCTTCGTCGAAGTGCCGGGGCCGTTCATTCCCATCGGTCCGGGCCGCACCAGCGGGGGGCAGCCGACGACCACGCCGCGCGGCACGGGCACGCTCACCTCGAGCACCAATCCGGTCACCGTCGAAGTGGTTCGCGATACGGTCCTCCGGGTGTCCGATGGCACTGTCACGCTTTCGCTGCGCTCGAGCGATGCCTCGAACACGGCCATCCCGATCGACAGCAGCCGTACCATGCAGCTCGATCAGGGTGGACGCGCCACTACCGAAGGCAGCGGCTTCGCGCCGGGCACGTACGTGTCGGTGTTCATCTACGCACCGAATGGCACGCCGATCCTGCTCGGCACCGTGCTCGTCGGCAGCGATGGCACGTTCCGCACCACCGTACCGATCCCAGCCTCGCTGCCGCCTGGCAACTACACCCTGCAGGTGAACGGTATCGATCGGACGCATACGCCACGAACGGCCACGCTCGGCGTCGAAGTGGCCGAACCGCCGGCCGACGTTGAACTCACGGCGGTGCCCGATCAGAGCTCGCCCACGGTTGGTGACACGATCACGATCACGCTGACGGTGCTCAACAAGGGTACCGGCCCCGCGCTCAACGTCATCATCCCGCGCGCCTTCACCGAAGCCGGCTTCACGATCGTGAAGACTACGCCGATCGACGGCAGCTACAACGACGTGACGAAGCAGTGGACCATACCGCGCATCGAACCAGGCGCCCGCGCGCGCCTGCTGCTCACCGCCATCGTGCTGCCGCCCGCCGCTCCTCAGCCGAACACGCCATGA
- a CDS encoding aminotransferase class V-fold PLP-dependent enzyme, translating to MHIIDLEFSAHEMRAMADQVVARCVEHITTLPSQPLHGVHDAEALCERMRESSPRSGTPLTALLDDLFTTYIPQSFNTPSPGYLAYIPGGGLFPAALADFIADTTNRYTGIWQAAPALVQLEANALEWLREWMGFPVGTRGVFTTGGSMATFNAVLCAREQYLGVDIRRGVLYTSDQAHHCVIKSAKLAGIMPDRVRSIPCDGQFHLAIDALRDAIAQDRRDGLLPFMVVSNAGTTNTGAVDPLAAIADVCADEQLWHHVDGAYGAFFQLCDDTRGVLRGIERADSLTLDPHKGMFMPYGTGALLVRDGAALRAAHGATADYLPDMPCAQEFYDPSQHGPDLSRGFPGLRMWLTIKLYGADAFRAVITEKRTLALDAAARVAQLPHVVIDAPPELSLFPFHLTWPGATLAQEDAATRELMAAVSQRGRVMISGAVAGGRYVGRVCVLSFRTHAVQIDHLVEDMGAAIAVVVEKHRHVGGAVA from the coding sequence GTGCATATCATCGATCTCGAATTCAGCGCGCACGAGATGCGCGCCATGGCCGACCAAGTGGTGGCGCGTTGTGTGGAGCACATTACCACGCTGCCGAGCCAGCCGCTACACGGCGTACACGACGCGGAAGCGCTGTGCGAGCGCATGCGCGAGTCATCGCCACGCTCCGGCACCCCGCTAACCGCCCTGCTCGACGACCTGTTCACGACGTACATCCCGCAGTCGTTCAACACGCCGTCGCCGGGATATCTCGCGTACATTCCGGGCGGTGGCCTGTTTCCGGCGGCACTGGCCGATTTCATCGCCGATACGACCAATCGCTACACCGGCATCTGGCAGGCGGCGCCGGCGCTGGTTCAGCTCGAGGCGAACGCACTCGAGTGGCTGCGCGAGTGGATGGGATTCCCGGTCGGTACGCGGGGGGTGTTCACCACCGGCGGCTCGATGGCCACGTTCAATGCGGTACTGTGCGCGCGTGAACAGTATCTGGGCGTCGATATCCGTCGCGGTGTGCTGTACACGTCGGATCAGGCGCATCATTGCGTGATCAAGTCGGCGAAGCTCGCCGGCATCATGCCCGATCGCGTGCGCTCCATTCCCTGTGATGGGCAGTTCCATCTGGCCATTGACGCATTGCGCGATGCCATCGCGCAGGATCGCCGCGATGGGCTGTTGCCGTTCATGGTGGTATCGAACGCCGGCACGACGAACACGGGTGCTGTCGATCCGCTCGCTGCGATTGCCGACGTCTGCGCCGACGAACAGCTGTGGCATCACGTAGATGGCGCCTACGGCGCGTTCTTCCAGCTGTGCGACGACACCCGTGGGGTGCTGCGTGGCATTGAACGCGCCGATTCGCTCACACTCGATCCGCACAAGGGCATGTTCATGCCGTATGGCACGGGCGCGCTGTTGGTGCGCGATGGTGCGGCGCTGCGGGCGGCGCACGGGGCCACGGCCGACTATCTACCCGACATGCCGTGCGCGCAGGAGTTCTATGATCCGAGCCAACACGGGCCCGACCTCTCGCGCGGATTTCCCGGGCTCCGCATGTGGCTCACAATCAAGTTGTATGGCGCCGATGCGTTCCGGGCGGTGATCACCGAGAAGCGTACGCTGGCGCTCGATGCGGCGGCGCGGGTCGCGCAGTTGCCGCATGTGGTGATCGACGCTCCGCCGGAGCTGTCACTGTTTCCGTTTCATCTGACGTGGCCCGGTGCCACCTTGGCGCAGGAGGACGCGGCGACGCGCGAGCTCATGGCGGCCGTGTCGCAGCGGGGACGCGTGATGATCAGCGGCGCCGTGGCCGGTGGGCGGTACGTGGGGCGCGTGTGCGTGCTGAGCTTCCGGACGCACGCGGTGCAG